A region of Solanum dulcamara chromosome 7, daSolDulc1.2, whole genome shotgun sequence DNA encodes the following proteins:
- the LOC129896911 gene encoding uncharacterized protein LOC129896911 isoform X1, with amino-acid sequence MVHKKRTVAPRPKHSNAPEDAAIPLIESEQNLVSVCPSVQNKLSSKKDASAVVEREKNALSSSLAFYASIKLECERALTSLRRGNHTKALRLIKELSSKHDNSPHAPLIHRVQGTVCAKMASMIDDPNAKHRHLKNAIESARKAVSLSPNSIEFAHFYANLLYEAANEGKEYEEVVQECQRALAIENPIDPAKQSLKEDSQQKDEKPHARIDQVRIELQSLIQKSNFASISTWVNQIGNGVEKIRLIPIRRVPEDPMEMRLVQARRPNEIKKVTKTPEERRKEIEVRVAAARLLQKKSETVQTHNDEDKALDLTTGSEQRIGERRKSGNARKNPSSTERRDSVQSYWNSLTLDKKKELLRITISDLKAHVSASKDGLGIEILSEALSLSETNKDWKSWKCYRCNEKFTDSVSHNYHVVHEHIGTLCPKLQSILPQNVENEWAEMLLNCSWEPLDVCAAAKMLDKQSRSQEQGFLDEKHPRDNTEEEVFCNEDKLDSSPRNKKFGDIRNDDKVESRVHDKISDIEIELMDCDGNYGTKNCFLPDKWPLSDDPDRTKLLERISAVFQTLIESKCLASSHLSKVIHFAVEELQGLAFGYQILSYNVDQTPLCICFLGAQELKNVLKFLQELLHSCGLGRYYEKTSSRDGAGSASQGVDDLEKLVFSEDGSCLLFDERFLPCKLARSSCPDIVSIDGTAYVLSSNQHQNGAELDPEALLSWIFTGLSSVEQMASWTCAREEKAQQGSEILRFLEEEFYDLQCLCEKKYEHLSYEEALEAIEDICLEEGRRRDHATEIVRRSCDSVLRKRREDLIESDNDVTVIGYRFELNAISNILKEAESLNVNRFGFEETYSGETSQLCDIESSEEDDWRLKDYLHQVDSCVEVALQRQKERVSIELSKVDARIMRVVAGMQQLKVKLGNACAQDYRRILVTLLKSYMRAHLEDLAEKDATEKSDAASEAFLAELACDSKNSSGGGNGCSKHTHEKIKDKKKKKEYRKTKGSKPTSGNELHLLRHQTMEDVSFVVTHDGENQGDETVGNGDSLNEQEEYRRMIELEAEERKLEETLEYQRRMENEAKLQHLVEQTKRTAKTCPGSINAVMKSDTCSKNSDNGPVIDEQLKSSKKMNEFPDSSRSLSKTSAEGMTQRTADSGTKTLRQLHVEEDDEERFQADLQKAVRQSLDTFHAHKKSPLLPSSGNGQKVFPKAGTLGNANSFGDLNKMDVYGTGLKNEVGEYNCFLNVIIQSLWHLRRFRDEFLRTSSEHFHVGDPCVICALHDIFIALSTASAETCRKMVAPTSLRIALSNLYPDSNFFQEGQMNDASEVLGVIFDSLHRSFTSASGVSDTESADSSCMGMWDCSNGACIVHSLFGMDTFEQMNCDNCGLESRHLKYTSFFHNINASALRTIKVVRPESSFDALLNLVEMNHQLSCDSEVGGCGKLNYIHHILSTPPHVFTTVLGWQNTCESVSDITATLSALSTEVDIGVLYHGLDPKNKHCLISMVCYYGQHYHCFAYICEHGQWVMYDDKTVKIFDIQVIGGWDDVLVMCERGHLQPQVLFFEVVK; translated from the exons ATGGTGCACAAGAAGCGGACCGTCGCTCCTCGTCCCAAACACTCAAATGCCCCCGAAGATGCGGCAATTCCGTTGATTGAATCGGAACAAAACCTAGTTTCAGTTTGTCCATCAGTTCAGAATAAACTATCGAGCAAAAAGGACGCTTCGGCTGTTGTTGAACGTGAGAAGAATGCCTTATCGTCGTCGTTAGCTTTTTATGCTTCAATAAAGCTCGAGTGTGAGCGTGCCCTAACATCCCTGCGCCGGGGGAACCATACGAAAGCCCTAAGATTGATCAAGGAACTTTCTAGCAAGCATGACAACTCGCCTCATGCACCTCTTATTCATCGTGTCCAGGGCACTGTTTGTGCTAAGATGGCCTCTATGATTGATGATCCCAATGCTAAACATAGACATTTGAAGAATGCCATTGAGAGTGCTAGGAAAGCTGTTTCACTGTCTCCAAATTCGATTGAGTTTGCACATTTCTATGCTAATTTGTTGTATGAGGCTGCAAATGAAGGGAAGGAATATGAGGAAGTTGTGCAGGAGTGTCAAAGGGCATTGGCAATTGAGAATCCCATAGATCCTGCAAAACAGAGCTTAAAGGAGGATAGTCAACAGAAGGATGAGAAACCTCATGCTCGGATTGACCAAGTACGTATTGAACTCCAAAGTTTAATTCAGAAGTCGAACTTTGCATCCATTTCTACTTGGGTGAATCAAATAGGCAATGGTGTGGAAAAAATCAGGTTGATCCCAATTAGGAGGGTGCCAGAGGACCCAATGGAGATGAGGTTGGTTCAAGCAAGAAGGCCAAATGAGATTAAAAAGGTGACTAAGACGCCTGAAGAGAGGAGGAAGGAGATTGAGGTCCGAGTGGCTGCTGCAAGGCTGTTGCAAAAGAAGTCTGAAACTGTCCAAACGCACAATGATGAGGATAAAGCTCTGGATCTGACAACAGGATCAGAGCAGAGAATTGGTGAGAGGAGGAAGAGCGGAAATGCAAGGAAAAATCCGTCTTCCACGGAGAGAAGGGATTCGGTGCAGTCATATTGGAACTCCTTGACTTTGGATAAGAAGAAAGAGTTGCTTAGAATTACAATTTCAGATCTTAAGGCTCATGTAAGTGCGTCAAAAGACGGATTGGGTATTGAAATTCTATCTGAGGCTCTATCATTATCTGAAACCAATAAAGATTGGAAGTCTTGGAAATGTTATCGCTGCAACGAAAAATTTACTGATTCTGTATCACACAACTATCATGTTGTGCATGAACACATTGGAACTTTGTGTCCTAAATTGCAGTCCATATTGCCTCAGAATGTGGAGAACGAGTGGGCCGAGATGCTTCTGAACTGTTCTTGGGAACCCTTAGATGTTTGTGCGGCTGCAAAGATGCTTGATAAACAATCAAGATCTCAAGAACAGGGTTTTCTTGATGAAAAGCACCCAAGAGATAACACAGAAGAGGAGGTTTTCTGCAATGAAGACAAATTGGATTCATCACCTAGAAATAAGAAGTTTGGGGATATACGAAATGATGATAAGGTTGAGAGCAGAGTACATGATAAGATCTCAGAcattgagattgagttgatggATTGTGATGGGAATTATGGTACTAAGAATTGTTTCCTTCCTGACAAGTGGCCACTATCTGATGATCCCGACCGAACAAAGCTTCTTGAAAGAATTTCTGCTGTATTCCAGACCCTTATTGAAAGTAAATGTCTTGCTTCAAGTCACCTCAGCAAGGTTATTCATTTTGCAGTGGAAGAGCTTCAGGGTCTTGCTTTTGGCTATCAGATTCTTAGCTACAATGTTGATCAAACTCCCTTATGCATATGCTTTCTAGGTGCCCAGGAATTAAAAAACGTGCTGAAGTTTCTGCAAGAGCTTTTGCATTCTTGTGGCTTAGGTAGGTATTACGAGAAAACTAGTTCTCGAGATGGAGCAGGCAGTGCTAGTCAAGGAGTTGACGATCTGGAGAAATTAGTTTTCAGTGAAGATGGTTCATGTTTATTGTTTGATGAGCGTTTTCTGCCGTGCAAACTTGCTCGAAGTTCATGTCCAGATATAGTTTCTATTGACGGAACTGCATATGTTTTGTCTAGTAATCAGCACCAGAATGGAGCTGAACTTGATCCAGAGGCATTGTTGTCCTGGATATTTACCGGTCTATCAAGTGTAGAACAAATGGCATCCTGGACATGCGCAAGAGAAGAGAAAGCACAACAAGGTAGCGAAATTCTTCGTTTTCTGGAGGAGGAGTTTTATGACCTGCAATGTTTATGTGAGAAAAAATACGAACATTTAAGTTATGAGGAAGCACTGGAGGCAATTGAAGATATTTGTTTAGAAGAGGGTAGGAGAAGAGATCATGCAACTGAAATTGTCCGACGAAGTTGTGATTCTGTTTTGCGGAAGCGGCGAGAAGATCTTATAGAAAGTGACAATGATGTTACAGTTATTGGCTATAGGTTTGAGTTGAATGCTATATCAAATATTCTGAAGGAAGCAGAGTCTCTCAATGTCAATCGGTTTGGTTTTGAGGAAACTTACAGTGGTGAAACATCTCAACTTTGTGACATCGAATCTAGTGAAGAGGATGACTGGAGACTGAAGGACTACCTTCATCAAGTGGACTCTTGTGTGGAAGTTGCACTACAGAGACAGAAGGAACGTGTCTCCATTGAG CTGAGTAAAGTAGATGCTCGAATCATGCGAGTGGTTGCTGGGATGCAGCAGCTGAAAGTAAAGCTTGGGAATGCATGTGCTCAGGATTATCGGAGGATTTTAGTAACTCTGTTGAAATCATATATGCGG GCACATCTGGAGGATCTGGCTGAGAAGGATGCTACTGAGAAGTCTGATGCTGCCAGTGAAGCTTTTTTGGCTGAACTTGCTTGTGATTCCAAGAATAGTTCTGGTGGAGGCAATGGTTGTTCTAAGCatacacatgaaaaaattaaagataagaagaaaaaaaaagaatatcgGAAAACCAAGGGTTCAAAG CCTACTAGTGGCAACGAACTGCATTTGCTTCGCCATCAGACTATGGAGGATGT CTCATTTGTAGTTACTCATGATGGAGAGAATCAAGGTGATGAAACTGTTGGAAATGGTGATTCCTTGAATGAACAGGAGGAGTATAGACGTATGATTGAACTCGAAGCTGAGGAAAGAAAGCTTGAAGAAACTTTGGAATATCAAAGACGAATGGAGAATGAGGCTAAACTGCAGCATCTGGTCGAGCAAACTAAGAGAACTGCAAAAACATGTCCAGGGAGTATTAATGCAGTTATGAAGTCTGATACTTGCTCGAAGAACAGTGATAATGGTCCAGTAATCGACGAGCAATTGAAGAGTAGTAAGAAG ATGAACGAATTCCCGGACAGTTCACGAAGTCTTTCAAAAACCAGTGCTGAAGGAATGACACAGAGAACTG CAGATAGTGGAACAAAGACATTGAGACAGCTACATGTGGAGGAGGATGATGAAGAGAGGTTCCAAGCTGACCTTCAGAAAGCTGTTCGGCAAAGCCTTG ACACGTTCCATGCACATAAGAAGTCGCCCTTGCTGCCTAGTTCAGGGAACGGACAAAAGGTGTTTCCCAAGGCTGGGACTTTGGGCAATGCAAATAGTTTTGGAGATCTAAATAAAATGGATGTATATGGCACTGGGCTAAAGAATGAAGTTGGGGAATATAATTGCTTTCTTAATGTCATCATACAG TCGTTGTGGCATCTAAGAAGATTTCGAGATGAATTCCTGAGAACATCATCTGAACATTTTCATGTTGGTGATCCATGTGTGATATGTGCTTTGCATGACATATTTATTGCTTTGAGCACTGCTTCAGCTGAAACATGCCGAAAGATGGTTGCTCCTACTTCTTTGAGAATTGCCCTCAGCAACCTGTATCCTGATAGTAATTTTTTCCAGGAG GGTCAGATGAATGATGCATCTGAAGTGCTGGGTGTAATATTTGATTCTCTACATCGGTCGTTTACATCAGCTTCAGGTGTTTCTGATACTGAATCTGCAGATAGTAGCTGCATGGGCATGTGGGATTGTTCAAATGGTGCTTGTATTGTACATTCTCTTTTCGGGATGGATACCTTTGAACAAATGAATTGCGACAATTGTGGATTGGAGTCCAGACATCTGAAGTATACATCTTTCTTTCACAATATTAATGCCAGTGCCCTCCGTACTATCAAG GTTGTGCGTCCAGAAAGCTCCTTTGATGCGCTTCTGAATCTTGTTGAGATGAACCATCAGTTGTCTTGTGATTCTGAGGTTGGTGGTTGTGGGAAGCTTAACTACATCCATCATATTCTCTCCACTCCACCTCATGTGTTTACAACAG TTTTAGGTTGGCAAAATACTTGTGAGAGTGTAAGTGACATAACAGCAACATTATCAGCTCTTTCTACTGAGGTGGACATAGGTGTACTTTATCATGGTCTAGATCCTAAAAACAAACATTGCTTAATTTCAATG GTTTGCTATTATGGGCAGCATTATCACTGTTTTGCCTACATTTGTGAGCATGGGCAGTGGGTCATGTATGACGACAAAACTGTGAAG ATATTTGATATTCAGGTAATTGGTGGTTGGGATGATGTTCTTGTTATGTGTGAAAGAGGGCATTTGCAACCACAGGTCCTTTTCTTTGAAGTTGTAAAGTAG
- the LOC129896911 gene encoding uncharacterized protein LOC129896911 isoform X2 has protein sequence MVHKKRTVAPRPKHSNAPEDAAIPLIESEQNLVSVCPSVQNKLSSKKDASAVVEREKNALSSSLAFYASIKLECERALTSLRRGNHTKALRLIKELSSKHDNSPHAPLIHRVQGTVCAKMASMIDDPNAKHRHLKNAIESARKAVSLSPNSIEFAHFYANLLYEAANEGKEYEEVVQECQRALAIENPIDPAKQSLKEDSQQKDEKPHARIDQVRIELQSLIQKSNFASISTWVNQIGNGVEKIRLIPIRRVPEDPMEMRLVQARRPNEIKKVTKTPEERRKEIEVRVAAARLLQKKSETVQTHNDEDKALDLTTGSEQRIGERRKSGNARKNPSSTERRDSVQSYWNSLTLDKKKELLRITISDLKAHVSASKDGLGIEILSEALSLSETNKDWKSWKCYRCNEKFTDSVSHNYHVVHEHIGTLCPKLQSILPQNVENEWAEMLLNCSWEPLDVCAAAKMLDKQSRSQEQGFLDEKHPRDNTEEEVFCNEDKLDSSPRNKKFGDIRNDDKVESRVHDKISDIEIELMDCDGNYGTKNCFLPDKWPLSDDPDRTKLLERISAVFQTLIESKCLASSHLSKVIHFAVEELQGLAFGYQILSYNVDQTPLCICFLGAQELKNVLKFLQELLHSCGLGRYYEKTSSRDGAGSASQGVDDLEKLVFSEDGSCLLFDERFLPCKLARSSCPDIVSIDGTAYVLSSNQHQNGAELDPEALLSWIFTGLSSVEQMASWTCAREEKAQQGSEILRFLEEEFYDLQCLCEKKYEHLSYEEALEAIEDICLEEGRRRDHATEIVRRSCDSVLRKRREDLIESDNDVTVIGYRFELNAISNILKEAESLNVNRFGFEETYSGETSQLCDIESSEEDDWRLKDYLHQVDSCVEVALQRQKERVSIELSKVDARIMRVVAGMQQLKVKLGNACAQDYRRILVTLLKSYMRAHLEDLAEKDATEKSDAASEAFLAELACDSKNSSGGGNGCSKHTHEKIKDKKKKKEYRKTKGSKPTSGNELHLLRHQTMEDVSFVVTHDGENQGDETVGNGDSLNEQEEYRRMIELEAEERKLEETLEYQRRMENEAKLQHLVEQTKRTAKTCPGSINAVMKSDTCSKNSDNGPVIDEQLKSSKKMNEFPDSSRSLSKTSAEGMTQRTDSGTKTLRQLHVEEDDEERFQADLQKAVRQSLDTFHAHKKSPLLPSSGNGQKVFPKAGTLGNANSFGDLNKMDVYGTGLKNEVGEYNCFLNVIIQSLWHLRRFRDEFLRTSSEHFHVGDPCVICALHDIFIALSTASAETCRKMVAPTSLRIALSNLYPDSNFFQEGQMNDASEVLGVIFDSLHRSFTSASGVSDTESADSSCMGMWDCSNGACIVHSLFGMDTFEQMNCDNCGLESRHLKYTSFFHNINASALRTIKVVRPESSFDALLNLVEMNHQLSCDSEVGGCGKLNYIHHILSTPPHVFTTVLGWQNTCESVSDITATLSALSTEVDIGVLYHGLDPKNKHCLISMVCYYGQHYHCFAYICEHGQWVMYDDKTVKIFDIQVIGGWDDVLVMCERGHLQPQVLFFEVVK, from the exons ATGGTGCACAAGAAGCGGACCGTCGCTCCTCGTCCCAAACACTCAAATGCCCCCGAAGATGCGGCAATTCCGTTGATTGAATCGGAACAAAACCTAGTTTCAGTTTGTCCATCAGTTCAGAATAAACTATCGAGCAAAAAGGACGCTTCGGCTGTTGTTGAACGTGAGAAGAATGCCTTATCGTCGTCGTTAGCTTTTTATGCTTCAATAAAGCTCGAGTGTGAGCGTGCCCTAACATCCCTGCGCCGGGGGAACCATACGAAAGCCCTAAGATTGATCAAGGAACTTTCTAGCAAGCATGACAACTCGCCTCATGCACCTCTTATTCATCGTGTCCAGGGCACTGTTTGTGCTAAGATGGCCTCTATGATTGATGATCCCAATGCTAAACATAGACATTTGAAGAATGCCATTGAGAGTGCTAGGAAAGCTGTTTCACTGTCTCCAAATTCGATTGAGTTTGCACATTTCTATGCTAATTTGTTGTATGAGGCTGCAAATGAAGGGAAGGAATATGAGGAAGTTGTGCAGGAGTGTCAAAGGGCATTGGCAATTGAGAATCCCATAGATCCTGCAAAACAGAGCTTAAAGGAGGATAGTCAACAGAAGGATGAGAAACCTCATGCTCGGATTGACCAAGTACGTATTGAACTCCAAAGTTTAATTCAGAAGTCGAACTTTGCATCCATTTCTACTTGGGTGAATCAAATAGGCAATGGTGTGGAAAAAATCAGGTTGATCCCAATTAGGAGGGTGCCAGAGGACCCAATGGAGATGAGGTTGGTTCAAGCAAGAAGGCCAAATGAGATTAAAAAGGTGACTAAGACGCCTGAAGAGAGGAGGAAGGAGATTGAGGTCCGAGTGGCTGCTGCAAGGCTGTTGCAAAAGAAGTCTGAAACTGTCCAAACGCACAATGATGAGGATAAAGCTCTGGATCTGACAACAGGATCAGAGCAGAGAATTGGTGAGAGGAGGAAGAGCGGAAATGCAAGGAAAAATCCGTCTTCCACGGAGAGAAGGGATTCGGTGCAGTCATATTGGAACTCCTTGACTTTGGATAAGAAGAAAGAGTTGCTTAGAATTACAATTTCAGATCTTAAGGCTCATGTAAGTGCGTCAAAAGACGGATTGGGTATTGAAATTCTATCTGAGGCTCTATCATTATCTGAAACCAATAAAGATTGGAAGTCTTGGAAATGTTATCGCTGCAACGAAAAATTTACTGATTCTGTATCACACAACTATCATGTTGTGCATGAACACATTGGAACTTTGTGTCCTAAATTGCAGTCCATATTGCCTCAGAATGTGGAGAACGAGTGGGCCGAGATGCTTCTGAACTGTTCTTGGGAACCCTTAGATGTTTGTGCGGCTGCAAAGATGCTTGATAAACAATCAAGATCTCAAGAACAGGGTTTTCTTGATGAAAAGCACCCAAGAGATAACACAGAAGAGGAGGTTTTCTGCAATGAAGACAAATTGGATTCATCACCTAGAAATAAGAAGTTTGGGGATATACGAAATGATGATAAGGTTGAGAGCAGAGTACATGATAAGATCTCAGAcattgagattgagttgatggATTGTGATGGGAATTATGGTACTAAGAATTGTTTCCTTCCTGACAAGTGGCCACTATCTGATGATCCCGACCGAACAAAGCTTCTTGAAAGAATTTCTGCTGTATTCCAGACCCTTATTGAAAGTAAATGTCTTGCTTCAAGTCACCTCAGCAAGGTTATTCATTTTGCAGTGGAAGAGCTTCAGGGTCTTGCTTTTGGCTATCAGATTCTTAGCTACAATGTTGATCAAACTCCCTTATGCATATGCTTTCTAGGTGCCCAGGAATTAAAAAACGTGCTGAAGTTTCTGCAAGAGCTTTTGCATTCTTGTGGCTTAGGTAGGTATTACGAGAAAACTAGTTCTCGAGATGGAGCAGGCAGTGCTAGTCAAGGAGTTGACGATCTGGAGAAATTAGTTTTCAGTGAAGATGGTTCATGTTTATTGTTTGATGAGCGTTTTCTGCCGTGCAAACTTGCTCGAAGTTCATGTCCAGATATAGTTTCTATTGACGGAACTGCATATGTTTTGTCTAGTAATCAGCACCAGAATGGAGCTGAACTTGATCCAGAGGCATTGTTGTCCTGGATATTTACCGGTCTATCAAGTGTAGAACAAATGGCATCCTGGACATGCGCAAGAGAAGAGAAAGCACAACAAGGTAGCGAAATTCTTCGTTTTCTGGAGGAGGAGTTTTATGACCTGCAATGTTTATGTGAGAAAAAATACGAACATTTAAGTTATGAGGAAGCACTGGAGGCAATTGAAGATATTTGTTTAGAAGAGGGTAGGAGAAGAGATCATGCAACTGAAATTGTCCGACGAAGTTGTGATTCTGTTTTGCGGAAGCGGCGAGAAGATCTTATAGAAAGTGACAATGATGTTACAGTTATTGGCTATAGGTTTGAGTTGAATGCTATATCAAATATTCTGAAGGAAGCAGAGTCTCTCAATGTCAATCGGTTTGGTTTTGAGGAAACTTACAGTGGTGAAACATCTCAACTTTGTGACATCGAATCTAGTGAAGAGGATGACTGGAGACTGAAGGACTACCTTCATCAAGTGGACTCTTGTGTGGAAGTTGCACTACAGAGACAGAAGGAACGTGTCTCCATTGAG CTGAGTAAAGTAGATGCTCGAATCATGCGAGTGGTTGCTGGGATGCAGCAGCTGAAAGTAAAGCTTGGGAATGCATGTGCTCAGGATTATCGGAGGATTTTAGTAACTCTGTTGAAATCATATATGCGG GCACATCTGGAGGATCTGGCTGAGAAGGATGCTACTGAGAAGTCTGATGCTGCCAGTGAAGCTTTTTTGGCTGAACTTGCTTGTGATTCCAAGAATAGTTCTGGTGGAGGCAATGGTTGTTCTAAGCatacacatgaaaaaattaaagataagaagaaaaaaaaagaatatcgGAAAACCAAGGGTTCAAAG CCTACTAGTGGCAACGAACTGCATTTGCTTCGCCATCAGACTATGGAGGATGT CTCATTTGTAGTTACTCATGATGGAGAGAATCAAGGTGATGAAACTGTTGGAAATGGTGATTCCTTGAATGAACAGGAGGAGTATAGACGTATGATTGAACTCGAAGCTGAGGAAAGAAAGCTTGAAGAAACTTTGGAATATCAAAGACGAATGGAGAATGAGGCTAAACTGCAGCATCTGGTCGAGCAAACTAAGAGAACTGCAAAAACATGTCCAGGGAGTATTAATGCAGTTATGAAGTCTGATACTTGCTCGAAGAACAGTGATAATGGTCCAGTAATCGACGAGCAATTGAAGAGTAGTAAGAAG ATGAACGAATTCCCGGACAGTTCACGAAGTCTTTCAAAAACCAGTGCTGAAGGAATGACACAGAGAACTG ATAGTGGAACAAAGACATTGAGACAGCTACATGTGGAGGAGGATGATGAAGAGAGGTTCCAAGCTGACCTTCAGAAAGCTGTTCGGCAAAGCCTTG ACACGTTCCATGCACATAAGAAGTCGCCCTTGCTGCCTAGTTCAGGGAACGGACAAAAGGTGTTTCCCAAGGCTGGGACTTTGGGCAATGCAAATAGTTTTGGAGATCTAAATAAAATGGATGTATATGGCACTGGGCTAAAGAATGAAGTTGGGGAATATAATTGCTTTCTTAATGTCATCATACAG TCGTTGTGGCATCTAAGAAGATTTCGAGATGAATTCCTGAGAACATCATCTGAACATTTTCATGTTGGTGATCCATGTGTGATATGTGCTTTGCATGACATATTTATTGCTTTGAGCACTGCTTCAGCTGAAACATGCCGAAAGATGGTTGCTCCTACTTCTTTGAGAATTGCCCTCAGCAACCTGTATCCTGATAGTAATTTTTTCCAGGAG GGTCAGATGAATGATGCATCTGAAGTGCTGGGTGTAATATTTGATTCTCTACATCGGTCGTTTACATCAGCTTCAGGTGTTTCTGATACTGAATCTGCAGATAGTAGCTGCATGGGCATGTGGGATTGTTCAAATGGTGCTTGTATTGTACATTCTCTTTTCGGGATGGATACCTTTGAACAAATGAATTGCGACAATTGTGGATTGGAGTCCAGACATCTGAAGTATACATCTTTCTTTCACAATATTAATGCCAGTGCCCTCCGTACTATCAAG GTTGTGCGTCCAGAAAGCTCCTTTGATGCGCTTCTGAATCTTGTTGAGATGAACCATCAGTTGTCTTGTGATTCTGAGGTTGGTGGTTGTGGGAAGCTTAACTACATCCATCATATTCTCTCCACTCCACCTCATGTGTTTACAACAG TTTTAGGTTGGCAAAATACTTGTGAGAGTGTAAGTGACATAACAGCAACATTATCAGCTCTTTCTACTGAGGTGGACATAGGTGTACTTTATCATGGTCTAGATCCTAAAAACAAACATTGCTTAATTTCAATG GTTTGCTATTATGGGCAGCATTATCACTGTTTTGCCTACATTTGTGAGCATGGGCAGTGGGTCATGTATGACGACAAAACTGTGAAG ATATTTGATATTCAGGTAATTGGTGGTTGGGATGATGTTCTTGTTATGTGTGAAAGAGGGCATTTGCAACCACAGGTCCTTTTCTTTGAAGTTGTAAAGTAG